In Allocoprobacillus halotolerans, a genomic segment contains:
- a CDS encoding ArsR/SmtB family transcription factor has protein sequence MSYMKLPHNHHNEIDNTKLLEQLDDIQHFQIVSELFKQLSDPTRIRLFWLLCHCEECVLNLSAMMKMTSPAISHHLRALRNKGLVSSRRVGKEVYYKSANTEQSILLHKMIERILMITCPEHKE, from the coding sequence ATGTCTTATATGAAGTTACCACATAATCATCATAACGAAATTGATAATACTAAATTATTAGAACAGCTTGATGATATTCAGCACTTTCAAATAGTTTCAGAATTATTTAAACAATTAAGCGATCCTACACGCATTCGTTTGTTTTGGCTTTTATGTCATTGTGAGGAATGTGTCCTAAATCTATCTGCAATGATGAAAATGACCAGTCCTGCCATATCTCATCATCTCAGAGCGTTACGAAACAAAGGTTTAGTTTCTAGTAGACGGGTAGGGAAAGAGGTTTACTATAAGTCAGCAAATACAGAGCAAAGTATATTATTACATAAAATGATTGAAAGAATCTTGATGATTACTTGCCCTGAACATAAGGAGTAA
- a CDS encoding helix-turn-helix transcriptional regulator has translation MSSEIVTLEKSIQELSNKYHIVSYDLYKGIKLAFMSLTGNKHTDAHEPLRHILEINYCHKGRIGWKMSNGNSVYLGKHDFSLHTMECCSTSTITLPNEYYEGITIYIDLNSLLEEPPELLKNTGITGNSILDKFCKDGNFSAFIGNEETDAIFSSFYHQPKEFQLAYWRIKVIELLLYLSKLSFNTEKRLSEYQSEQVEIVRSIHKYLLDNISQRITIDEMARKYLINPTTLKSVFKAVYGTSIASHIKEHRMKIATHLLMETPKSIKEIAKEVGYESQSKFSKTFKEYYNVLPTEYRIFHSSKLK, from the coding sequence ATGAGCAGCGAAATCGTAACATTAGAAAAAAGTATACAAGAACTTTCTAATAAATATCATATAGTTAGTTATGATTTATATAAAGGTATAAAACTTGCTTTTATGTCATTAACTGGCAACAAACATACTGATGCACATGAGCCGTTAAGACATATCTTAGAAATCAATTACTGCCATAAAGGAAGAATTGGATGGAAAATGTCTAATGGAAATAGTGTTTATTTAGGGAAACATGATTTTTCATTACATACAATGGAATGTTGTTCTACCTCTACGATAACTTTACCTAATGAATACTATGAGGGAATTACCATTTATATTGACTTAAATAGCCTTTTAGAAGAACCACCAGAATTATTAAAAAACACTGGGATTACAGGAAACAGTATACTTGATAAATTTTGTAAAGATGGAAATTTTTCAGCTTTTATTGGTAATGAAGAAACAGACGCTATCTTTTCATCATTCTACCATCAGCCAAAAGAATTTCAGCTTGCCTATTGGCGAATAAAAGTAATAGAACTCTTACTGTATCTAAGTAAATTATCTTTCAATACAGAAAAACGATTGTCTGAATATCAATCTGAACAAGTTGAAATTGTTCGCAGTATACACAAATACTTGTTGGATAATATAAGCCAACGGATAACAATAGATGAAATGGCACGCAAGTATCTTATCAATCCCACTACATTAAAGTCTGTCTTTAAAGCTGTATACGGTACTTCTATTGCCTCACATATAAAAGAACACAGAATGAAAATTGCAACCCATTTGCTAATGGAAACACCAAAAAGTATAAAAGAAATTGCAAAAGAAGTTGGTTATGAAAGCCAAAGTAAATTTTCTAAAACTTTTAAGGAATATTATAATGTTTTA